GATGCGCGATGCAGGGGTCGGCGATGGATTGGCGTTTCAGGTGTTTGGACCCGGGTTGCGCAACGGATATGTCGGGCTTGGCGTCGATAATCCTGCCGATTTTCCCAGCGATTCCGCAGTGCTGGATTTTCAGGTCGTCGCGCAGGCGGCGCATATCCGGTATTGCGCACTGAACCCAGCGGCGCTGGCGGTGGGCGATCTGTCCCCCCGCGAACGTCAGATCCTGCGCTGGATCGCGCGGGGCAAGTCCAACAGCAGCATTGCCGATATTCTTCTGGTGTCGCCACACACCGTCGACACGCTGGTGCGACGCATCTTTTCCAAACTGGGTGTAGCCGACCGCACAACGGCCGCCATTCAGGGTGTCGGGGCCGGTCTGATCCTGCCGTGACCCCCCGTGTCACGTAAGCGCGTGACATGACACCTATTGCGGACAACCCCTAGAAACTTGCAACTTGAGCAAGTGATTGGGTGACACATGATACACGGATCCATTGCGCAAAACCCCATGCTGGGGGCGCGGGTGCAAACGCTTTTGGAGGAACTTGATGGCCTGCCGCAGCAGGACAAGACCAGTGCGGCCCTCGCCGTGACGGCGAGCCTTCTGGAATATGCCGCATACGAAATGGCGCAATCTGACGAGGCGCGGCACGTGGCGCGACTGATCCTGTTGGCGGCAGACATGGAACGCACCGCGACCGAACTGCGCAGCAAAGCGTCCTCATGAACGCGCTGGTGTGAGGGTCCGCACAGGGGCGGTGTAAAACTGATGCTTGTGAGGGCGTGGCGTGGCGTTATCTTGACCCTATCGCCCCAAGGAGACACGCCCATGAGCTGGAACCCCGCCCTTGATCCCGATTGCCCCAAGGGCGATGCGGTGGACGCCATCGAAACGGTCATTGTCCCGCGTGCACGCGATCTGGGTGGGTTCGAGGTACGCCGCGCCCTGCCGGCGCCGCGGCGCCAGATGGTTGGCCCGTTCATCTTCTTTGACCAGATGGGCCCGGCCGAATTCGTCACCGGCACTGGCATTGACGTGCGCCCGCACCCCCATATCGGCCTTGCGACCGTCACCTATCTGTACAAGGGCAAGATCCATCACCGGGACAGTCTGGGCACCGATCAGTGGATTGAACCCGGTGCCGTCAACTGGATGGTGGCCGGGCACGGCATCACCCATTCCGAACGCACCGATGGCGAGATCCGACGGAAACCGCACAACCTGTTTGGCATCCAGACCTGGGTGGCCCTTCCCAGGGATGCCGAAGACAATCCGGCGGATTTTCAGCACGCGCCCAAGGACACGTTGCCGTTTCTGGAAGGTGAGGGCAAAGAGGTGCGCCTGATCCTGGGCGATGCCTGGGGCGAACGCGCCCCGGTCGAGACGTTTTCCGAGATGTTCTATGCCGACGCCGTGTTGGAGGCGGGCGCGCGTATTCCGCTGCCTGACAACCACGAGGACCGCGGCGTTTACGTGGTCGACGGCTCTGTCACGGTTGCGGGTGCGGTTTATGACGCCGGTCAGATGATGGTGTTCCGGCCCGGGGATGCGATGTCGCTGATGGCAGGAGCGCAGGGCGCGCGCCTGATGCTGCTGGGCGGTGCGACGCTGGAAGGCTCGCGCTATATCTGGTGGAATTTCGTGGCATCCTCGCAGGACCGCATTGATGCCGCCAAGGAAGCGTGGCGCGCGGGTGACTGGGCACATGGCCGGTTCCAATTGCCGCCTGGGGATGAGGACGAGTTCATTCCGTTGCCCGCCAAATGACCGCGCGATGACCCACGCGCCAGTGCATATACGGCCCATGGTCCAGAGCGACTTGCCCGGCGTGCAGGCGTTGCATCTGGAGAGCTGGCGCAGGAGCTATGCGGGACTGTTGCCCGATGCCTTTCTGGCGGGTTCGGTTGTGGATGAAATGGCCGGTCGCTGGGCTGGTTTGCCCGCAGCCCATGACGTGGCGCTGGTCGCGGAACACGCAGGCACATTGGCCGGGTTTGCGCTGGTTTACGCCAACCACGCCGATGGCCCGATGATGGAAAGCCTGCACGTGCGCGCCGACCGGCAGGGCAAGGGCACGGGGCGGCACCTGATGGCGGGCGTCGCGCGCGCGCTGATCCGCAGGGGACATGACCACCTGTGGCTGGAGGTGATGGCGGGCAATGGCGCTGCCCGCCGCATCTATGCCCGGTGGGGCGGTGTGGAAAGCTGGCCTTTCAAGGATATCATCGCCGGGCAGCCTGTCATGGCGGTTCGGGTCAGGTGGGCGTCCCTGCGCCCCTTGGAGGCCTTGGCCTAGCGACGACATTGGCACCTGAGTATTGGCACCGCGGGCACTTGGCACCGCAGGTCACCCGCCAAACGACCGGGTTGTCCCGGCGAAATCCGGACCGGCAGCCACGAATTTTCGATTTGCCGGGAAAACCCCGCTTGACGAGGGCGTGACTGCGCCATAAACCCGCCAAACGCAGCGGGCGGTTGTAGCTCAGTTGGTTAGAGTACCGGCCTGTCACGCCGGGGGTCGCGGGTTCGAGCCCCGTCAACCGCGCCACTGCTGCTCTCTGGTCCCGGAGGAATGGGCACGCCGAAAGGCAAAATGCGCGGTTGTAGCTCAGTTGGTTAGAGTACCGGCCTGTCACGCCGGGGGTCGCGGGTTCGAGCCCCGTCAACCGCGCCATTTCCCCCCTCAGACTTAAAATGGGACCCTTTGTACAGAGGGGCCGGTCGCGCGTGCTGCCCGGAGTCTGTCCGGCAAGATGAAGCTGGATCAGTAGGTATAGCCGAGGGTGCCTTCGAGATCGGTATCGATGCTGGCGCGCAAGTGGTTCATGTCCGCGTCGCTCCAGCCGTCGGGCAGGGGGGGGCGTTGCGCGATCGCAGGTTTGAACTTGGAACCAAGGCGCTTGACCACGGGACGGTAGGTCGCGTTGGCGGTTGCGCCGAGGACACCGGTGAGGGATGAAAGCGTCTTTTCCGGTGCGGACTGTGCGGTTTCCATGCGGATCACGGCACAGGTGCAGTCGCGGTTGAGAAGGGACAGCATCGCGCGCAGTTTGGCGTTGCGCAGGGCAAACAGGGTGGCAAAGCGCGCGCCGCTGTCGGGATCGCGGTCCTGTTGCAGGGGGGTGCCCACGCACCCGTCGGGAACCAGCCCTTCGAAATAGCGGGTGCGGTCGATGATCGTGTCCCATTCGGCGCGGATGAAGTCGCCAAAGGGCAGTGCCTGAAGGGCGGGAGTCGTGTGCCAGGGTTTGGCGTACATGGACCTGGCCCAAGTGTCGGCGCGGCGGACGGCGATGATGACGGCCATGTCAGACGGCACCGCCAGCATATGGGGGAACCCGTGCTTCCAACCCAGGTCTTCGGTCGGGGTCAGATGGGTGTTCCGCCCCAGCAGTCTTTTGATAAAATTCGTGCCCGAACACCGTTCGCCCAGCACCTGGTACCGGGTGATGGGCGTGTCGCCCTTGCGGATCACATGCAGGCCGGTCTGGGCGAAGTCGGAGGGCAGGAACATCTTGGCCTTTGCCGAAAATTAGCGATTCTCATGTCAGGGTCCTTGCGATAGGGTGCGCAAAAAGAACCCTGAGCAGGACCTTAGCAGATGCAGACAGTGGCCGCCGTGACCATGGTGCGCGATGACGCGTTTTTCCTGAAAGCGTGGCTGCGCCACTACGGTGAGATGTTCGGGCGGGAAAACTGTTATGTCATCAATCACGGGCGCGGGGCTGAGGTGGCCGAGTTGGCCGCGGGCTGCAACATCATCGGCATTCCGGGGGATCCGCACAAAAATTTCGACATCAAGCGTTGGGGGTTGCTGAACAACCTGGTTGGCGGGCTGCGCCGTTACTATCGCCATGTGATCGTGGGCGATGTGGACGAGTTGGTGATCCGTGACCCGCAGGCAGGTGGCACGTTGCTGGACTTGCTTGAAGACGCACCGGAGGGGCGGGTCCTGACCCCTCTTGGGTTGGAGGTGATCCACCGGATCGATCTGGAAGAGGACGTCGTTGCCGATCACATCATCGGCCCGCGCCGCCACGTGCGCCCGGCGCCGCACTATTCCAAACCCTGTATCATCGCCGCACCCGTCAAGATCGCGCGGGGGGGGCATTTTACGCAGGCCGACAAGATCTTTGCCCCCGATGATCTGTACCTGATGCATCTGAAGTTCTGCGATTTCGCGGCCTATGTGGGTGTGATGGACCACCGCAACGCCGTGACTGCGGCAGTGAACGCGGGTGTGAAGGAAGCATCCATCGGACGCCATTGGTTTGCCGAAGCGCGGGGCGAGGACCGCGCGGTGTTCGAAGCCTTTGCCGATCTGGAGATGGTGGACGGGTTCGACATGCAGCCGCTGCGCCGGAAGATGCGCCGCACCTTCAAGCCGCGCGGCGACACGGGGTTCTATCATTTCGACCGGCCGGATTACGGCACCCAATATGTCTTGCCCGAGCGGTTCGTCGGGGTGATCTGATCGGTGGGACGCTGCCCTACACCTGGGCCGTGAGGAATGTCAGCAGCGCTTTTGCGGTCTCTTCGGGGTGTGTGTCTGGGAAGAAGTGTCCGCCGGGCAGCCCGGCGGATTGCACCTGGAGAAGCCTGTCTGCCCAGGTCGCGGCCACGTCATAGGCGCGGCCCATGATCCCATCCACACCGTAGAGTACCAGCGCCGGGCAATCGACCGTCTGTCCCAGGTCTATGGCATCGTGGTCAAAATCCACATCGATGGCGGCGCGGTAGTCATTGCACATGGTTCTTATGCAGTCATGGTCGCGCCACGACGCTCGGTAGGCGTCGAGCGCGGTGGCGTCGAAACTGTCCATGCCGCCGCCCCAGCCTGCAAGGCAGCTTTGGAAGTAGGCGTCCGGATCGCGGGCGATCATGGTTTCCGGCAGCGGCGCGGGCTGGGCCAGGAAAAACCAGTGATAATAGGCGCGTGCGACCTGTTGGGTCAGGTCATTCAGCAACAGGTGCGTGGGAACGATGTCCATCAGGGTGAGGGACAGCACCGCCGCCGGGTGATCCAGCGCCAGCCGGTGTGCCGTGCGTCCGCCGCGGTCGTGGCCCACCAGGTGAAACTGGTCAAAGCCAAGATGCGCCATGAGCGCAAGCTGGTCCGCCGCCATGGCGCGGAAACTCATGTCCTTCATGTGTGCCGGTTTGGTGCTGGCCCCGTAACCGCGCAGATCGGCGGTGACGACCGTAAAGGTTTTGGCCAGTTCGGGCGCGATAGCGTGCCACATCGCGCGGGTCTGGGGAAAGCCGTGCAGAAGGAGGACAGGTGGGCCATCGCCAGTGACATCATGGGAGATGGTGATGCCGTCAGGTGTCGTGAATGCGGCCATTGGTTTGTCCCTTGGATCGACCGGGGCAGGGGGCCAGCCCCCTCGCGCGTGCCGCGCTCACCCCCGGAGTTTATCTGGCAAAGTGAAAGGGATCAGGTCAGCGCGTCGAGGATGCGCGCCCAGCTGCGGATGCCCTTGTGGAAGCTTTCCAGGTCGTACTTTTCGTTGGGCGAGTGGATCTGGTCGTCGTCTTTGCCGAAGCCCACGAGCATTGGCGTGGTGTCGAGGATGGTCTGGAAGTGGCCAGCGATGGGGATCGATCCGCCGCAGCCGACATAGGCCGCCGGGATGTTCCATTCGTTGGTGAGCGCGGTGCGGGCTGCTTCGAAGGCGGGATCTGTGGTTTCGGTGACGGACGCGTGGCCCGCGCCGTGGCCTGTGAAATCAACGTCGCAGTCGGCGGGCAGCGCATCCCGCACCATCTGGCGGAAATTTTCGCGGATTGTGTGCGGGTCCTGATCGCCGACGAGGCGGAAGCTGACCTTGGCGTGTGCCTTGGAGGGGAGGACCGTCTTGAACCCCGCGCCGGTGTAGCCGCCCCAGATGCCGTTGACGTCGCAAGTGGGACGCGACCAGATCATCTCGATCGGGGTGCGGTCCTGTTCACCTGCGGGCTCGGACAGGCCAACATCGCCCAGGAATTTCGCGTGATCGAAAGCGAGGCCCTGCCATTGGCTGCGGATGTCGTCGGGCAGTTCGGGCACGCCGTCATAGAAGCCGGGCACGGTCACGCGGCCCTGATCGTCGTGCAGCGCGGCGAGGATACGGGTCAGAACGCGGATCGGGTTCATGGAAACACCACCATACATGCCCGAATGCAGGTCCTTGTCGGGGGCGGTGATGGTGATTTCCTCACCCAGCAGGCCGCGCAGCATGGTGACGATGGCAGGCACGCGGGATTCAAAGAGCCCCGTGTCGCAGATCAGCGCAAGATCTGATTTCAGCTCGTGCGCGTTTTCCTGCATGAACGGCACAAGGGAGGGCGAGCCGGATTCCTCTTCACCCTCGAAGAAGAAGGTGATCCGGCACGGCAGGGTGCCGTGTTCGGCCTGCCAGGCGCGGCACGCTTCGACGAAGGTCATCAATTGGCCCTTGTCATCTGATGACCCGCGCCCGCGGATCACCTTGCCCGCCGGCGTGTCTTCCAGCTGTGGATCGAACGGGCCGCGGTCCCAAAGCTCAAGCGGATCAACCGGTTGCACGTCGTAGTGACCGTAGAACAGCAGGTGTGGGCCATCCCCGTCCACGTGACCCACGACCATGGGATGGCCGGGGGTTGCACGCCTTTCCGCCTTCACCCCGATGCTTTGCAAGTCGGCCACCAACCAGTCCGCGGCCGTCTGGCAATGATCTGCAAAGGCCGGATCAGTCGAGATGGAGGGGATGCGCAGCAACTCCATCAGTCTTTCCGTCGCTTGGGGCAGGTCGGCATCGATGCGGGACAGAACGGCGTCGAGGGTCATGGGGCTTCCTTTGAATGTCGGGTTGCGGCCACAGTACGGCGCACTGGCCAAGTGTCCAGTGGTTGATCTGGGTCAAAGCGCGTGGACCAGAGGTGAGGAATACCAGACCTGCGACATGACGCGCATTTGATTAGCATTGAAGCGTCAAGTTGCTGTCTATATTCATTCTAAGAAGCGCGGATGCCTCGGCACTGCGTTGGACGAAAACGGAGCCTCGCGTGGACTATACCGCAAAATTGGACGATGCCCTGCAACGCTTGCATGATGAAGGCCGGTACCGGACCTTCATCGATATCGAGCGGCAGAAAGGCCAGTTTCCGCATGCGCAATGGACGCGGCCCGATGGGTCCAAGGCACCGATCACCGTGTGGTGCGGCAATGATTATCTGGGCATGGGGCAAAACCCGATTGTTCTGAAGGCCATGCACGAAGCGATTGACGCAACCGGTGCCGGATCGGGTGGGACGCGCAATATTTCGGGCACGACCGTCTATCACAAGCGGCTTGAGGCCGAGTTGTCGGACCTGCACGGCAAGGAAGCAGCATTGCTGTTCACCAGCGCCTACATTGCGAATGATGCGACATTAAGTACGCTGCCGAAGCTCTTTCCTGGTCTCATTATTTATTCTGACGCGCTGAACCACGCATCGATGATCGAAGGGGTGCGCCGCAACGGTGGGGCCAAGCGGATTTTCCGACATAATGACGTCGAACACCTGCGTGAATTGCTGGCGGCGGATGATCCGACCGTGCCGAAGCTGATCGCCTTTGAATCCATCTACTCCATGGACGGGGATTTCGGGCCCATAAAGGAGATTTGTGATCTGGCCGAGGAATTCGGCGCACTGACATATATCGACGAGGTGCACGCTGTTGGCATGTACGGTCCACGTGGTGCGGGCGTTGCCGAGCGGGACGGATTGATGCACCGCATCGATATCATCAACGGCACGTTGGCCAAGGCCTATGGCGTGATGGGGGGCTATATCGCGGCGTCGGCCAAGATGTGTGACGCGATCCGGTCCTATGCGCCGGGCTTTATCTTTACCACGTCATTGCCGCCCGCAGTCGCGGCAGGGGCAGCGGCTTCGGTCGCGTTTCTGAAGACGGCGGAAAACCTGCGCGCTGACCATCAGGCACAGGCCAAGACGCTGAAGCTGCGCCTCAAGGGTATGGGCCTGCCGATCATTGATCATGGCAGTCACATTGTTCCCGTCATGGTCGGCAACCCTGTACACACCAAGATGCTCAGCGACATGCTGCTTGAAGATCACGGCATTTATGTACAGCCGATCAATTTCCCGACGGTCCCGCGTGGGACCGAACGGCTGCGGTTCACGCCGTCGCCGGTACACGGTCCGAAAGAGATCAACGCGCTGGTGCACGCAATGGATAAATTGTGGTCGCATTGTGCGCTGAATCGCGCCGAGAGCGCCGGGTAGTTCACTAAAATTCGCAAATGGCGTTGCCATGTGTTACCGTCTGTTAAACAACAGCGGTGTGGCGAATCGAGTGGGATCGGTTTGCAAACACTTGGGACAACGGGGCAGCGGTATGATCGGGCGTAAATCCGGTACAACCAATACAGAAGAAAACGTCGAGCCAAAGAGCTTTGACGACTTTGAGCTGCGCCTTGGCGACATTATGCGCGGAGAGCGCGCGACCATGGGCAAATCCCTGCTGGATGTGCAGCGCGAACTGCGGATCAAGGCAAGCTATATCGCTGCAATCGAAGCCTGTGATCCAGATGCGTTCGACACGCCGGGCTTTATTGCGGGCTATGTCCGGTCCTATGCCCGCTATCTGAACATGGATCCCGACCGCGCATTCAACACGTTCTGCGCGGAAAGCGGATTTGCCGTGGCGCACGGCATGTCGGCCGAAGCGTCGGTGGTCAAGAAGGCGGCGCGTGAAGATCGCCTGCACAAGCCGCATGGCGCCGACATCTTTGCCGCCCCTGCCACCCCGTTTGTGCCCGCGGGCGAAGCCGTCTGGTCGCGTATCGAACCACGCGCCATCGGGTCGTCCCTGGTGCTGTTGGCCTTGATTGGCGGGATCGGTTTTGGTGGCTATTCGGTCCTGCAAGAAGTCCAGCGCGTGCAAGTTGCGCCTGTGGATCAAACCCCCGTTGTTCTGTCTGACCTTGATCCGCTGAGCGGAGCAGGCGTGCAGCCGACCGAGCAGGGCCCGACAATCGAGACACCGCGCGCCGATGCGCTGGACCGCCTGTACCGTCCGCAGGCGTTGGAAGTGCCGGTCCTGGTGGCGCGTGATGCGCCCATTGCCACGCTTGATCCGCGCGACATTGGCACATTTGCTGCACCCGACACTGCGGACGCGCCGCCGCGGATTGACGGCATTGACCGCGCCTTGGCCGAAGCGATTGCGCCCGCTGTGCCGCAGGTGGTCGAGGAAACGGCACCGACCCTGACCATGGTTGCCGTGCGCCCGTCATGGGTTCGTGTCCGTTCGGCCGATGGCACCGTGATCTACGAGGCGACGATGCAGGCCGGTGACACGTGGGAGGCCCCGCTGACCGAAGAGCCACCGACGCTGCGCACAGGTGAAAGTGGCGCGATTTACTTCGCGATGAACGACAAGTTCTATGGCCCCGTGGGTGACACCGGCGCCGTGACATCGAACCTGCCGCTTGAGATTGCCGGGCTGAAGGAGACCTATCTGCCCGTTGACGTCAGCACGGACGAAGGTTTGACCCGTTATGCCGAAGCCAGGGCAGCGGCGCTGACCGAAGGCAGCGAATAGTCGTCACAGCCCATTGTCGGGCGGCACGCACCTGTCTATCTTTCCTGACAACTGCTGATGCTGAACAGGGCTTTTCATGTCGCTGAACCATATCCGTCCGTGGCGCAACATTTACCGTCGGGAAAGCCGCCAGATCATGGTGGGCAATGTTCCCGTGGGTGGCGATGCGCCGATCACCGTGCAGACCATGACCAATACGCTGACCACGGACGCCCCCGCGACCATCGCCCAAATTCAGGCGGCGGCAGAGGCGGGAGCCGACATCGTCCGCGTCTCGGTCCCCGATGAAGGATCGTCCAGGGCGCTGAAAGAGATCGTTGCCGAAAGTCCCGTGCCCATCGTGGCAGACATCCATTTCCACTATAAACGTGGGATCGAAGCGGCAGAGGCGGGCGCGGCCTGTCTGCGTATCAATCCCGGCAACATCGGGTCCGAGGATCGGGTCAAGGAGGTCATCAGGGCCGCGCGCGACCACAATTGTTCGATCCGCATCGGGGTCAATGCCGGGTCGTTGGAAAAACACCTGCTTGAGAAATACGGCGAGCCGACACCGGACGCGATGGTCGAGTCCGGTCTCGATCATATCAAGATCCTGCAGGACAACGACTTTCACGAGTTCAAGATCAGCTGCAAGGCGTCCGATGTGTTCATGGCCGCCGCCGCCTATCAGAAGCTGGCCGAGGCCACGGACGCGCCCATTCATCTGGGCATCACCGAAGCGGGTGGGCTGACGTCGGGCACGATCAAGTCTGCCATTGGCCTTGGCAACCTTTTGTGGATGGGTATTGGCGACACGATCCGTGTGTCTTTGTCCGCCGATCCGGTCGAAGAGGTAAAGGTCGGCTATGAAATCCTGAAATCCCTGGGCTTACGCCACCGGGGCGTGAACATCATTTCCTGCCCGTCCTGCGCGCGGCAGGGCTTTGACGTGATCAAGACTGTTGAAATTCTGGAAGACAGGCTGGCCCACATCAAAACGCCGATGAGCCTGTCGATCATCGGTTGCGTCGTGAACGGACCGGGTGAGGCGCTGATGACCGATGTCGGCTTTACCGGCGGCGGCGCGGGCCACGGCATGGTGTATCTGGCAGGAAAGCAAAGCCACCGGATGGACAACGACCAGATGGTTGATCACATCGTGGAAGAGGTCGAAAAGAAGGCCGCCGAATTGGACGCGGCCACCGCTGCGGAAGCACAGGCCGCCGAATAGCGCGCTAGGCCGGCAGCGCCTCGATGTCTGCAAAGCTGGCCGTGGTGTCGGGGTAGGCGATGCGCCGGCAAGGCCTGTGCTGCTGCGCCGGGATCATCCGCGCCGCAGTTTTCCAGATCGGCGCTGACGGGTATGTCCGTTGCGTCATCGATGTCTGTTGCGGCGTCCAACATCTCGTCCAGCGACAAGCTGCCATCACGCTTGCCACGGGCAAAGGCGGCACCCATATTGGTGGTGGCCAGCGCTTTGGCCCCCATGTTTTGCAGGATGCGTGCACTGCCAACATCCCACGGGTTCGGCATGATGAGCGGATCACCGGGAACGTGACACGCGCGAAAGTCCATCAACCGCGTTTTTCGTCGACAAGCGCCTGCATTTCGTCAAACGGCAGGAACCCGCGCAACAATTCATCCTTAAGCACGAATGTGGGTGTGCCTGTGATTTGCAACCGTTGCGCCAGCGCACGGGTGCGGCGGATTTCGTCCGTGACAGCCTCGCTGTCCATATGTGCCTCGATCGCGTCCGCATCCAGACCGAAGGTCGACGCCATACGGCGCAGGGTACGCATCGATACGTCGCCGGTCATCTCCATCAGTGCGTCATTCACGCCTTTATAGGCCGCGTCGCCCGCAATCTGTTTCGTGGCAACCGCAAAGCGCGAGGCAAGCAGAGATTGGTCTCCGAGAATCGGGAATTCCTTGACAATCAGGCGAATATTGCCATCGCTTTCCAACAGCTTGGCCACTTCGCCATGGGCGCGTTTGCAAAAGCTGCAGCGGTAATCGAGGAATTCGACCAGGGTGATGTCGCCGTCAGGGTTGCCACCCACAAAGCTGTAGCCGTCATCGAAAAGGTCGGCGGCGTTTTCCGACACCAGGTTCAAATCGGCCTGGGCTTGGGCCGCGGCCTGACGTTCTTCCAACACCCGCACCGCATCCATGATGACCTGCGGATTGTCCATCAGGTAGGCGCGCACTTCCTCGCGGAAGATCTGGCGCTCTTCTTCAGTCATCTGGCTGAGGTCCAGCGCCTGGGCGGGCAGGCCAAGCGTCAGTGCAAGAGCGGCGGCGGCAAGCGTGCGAACGAACATCGGTTATCTCCGTTTTTTGCGCTTTTCCGCGCGTTCAGAGGCAAGGAACACATCCTGCGCCCGTTGCCAAGGGCCAGAGCCTTCGGGCAAGAGGCCGGTGGCGCGTTTGGCGTGGATGCCAGCATCTTCGAGGCGGCCCTGCAGTGCATAGCGTTCCGCCGTGATCAGTGAGGCCATCCCACGCTGGCCGGTCCTTGCATAGGCAACACTGAGATCGCGCAGCATGGAGCCATCGCGAAAGTCGATGCGCCGGGCGCGTTCCAGAGCTGGAAGGGCGGCCCGGATGTTGCCACTGGCCAACAGGGCCCGCCCGTAACCTGCCTGCAAGAGCCCGTCATTGGGGCGCAGTTGAACCGCGCGCCCATGGGCGTTTGCGGCGGCCGCGAACTGGCGCGTTTCCATCAGGATTTGCCCCTTGAGGTCATACAGAAACGGGTCCTGCGGGCGCAAGGCGATCGCCTGATCAATCGCGCGGATGGCGCGTTGGGTTTGCGAATTCTTGTGCCGTGCAGCGGCTTCGCGCATCAGCGCTATGTCGCGGTGCCCACTTTCACCAAGGCGGTTGAGCGTCCAGCTGGGCTTGCGTGTAAAGGCGGTCAGCTTGCCCTTGGCACGGGCGAACCAATAATCAGATGTGGCGGAATTTGCACCTGTACCGGTGCCGTAGGCGGCGGCAAACCCTTCGATATTGCGCAGTCGGTCGCGGCTGAGCGGATGCGACCGGACATAAGGGTCCTGCCGGTTTTCGCTCAGCACCTCCTGGCCCCGAAACAGACGGAACACATCCAGCATGCCGGTCAAGTCAATGCCCGCGCTGCGCAGATAACGCGCGCCGGATTGGTCGGCGGCGCTTTCTTCGGCGCGGGTGTGTCGAAAAAAGGCGCGTTGGGCTGCGCTTTGGGTTCCGATCCCGATGGCAAGGGCCCCTTCGCCTGCGCCTGCAGCGGCGGCCAAGAGCGCCAATGCCTGCCCCAGCCCAGCCGCTGTGCGCGCATTTCCAATATTGGTGATCCGGCGGGTGATGTGACCGTTTGCGATATGGGCGGCCTCATGCGCGATCACGGCCTGCAGCATGGCCGCCCGGTCCATGCGGCTGATCAGCCCCGAATGGATGTAGATTGCGTCGTTGCTGATGACAAAGGCATTCAGCGACCCGTCATTGACCACCAGGATTTTGGTCCGCGACGCGCTCAGACCGGCGGCCTTGAGCACCGGTGCCGCAACCTGGG
The DNA window shown above is from uncultured Tateyamaria sp. and carries:
- a CDS encoding helix-turn-helix domain-containing protein; this translates as MIGRKSGTTNTEENVEPKSFDDFELRLGDIMRGERATMGKSLLDVQRELRIKASYIAAIEACDPDAFDTPGFIAGYVRSYARYLNMDPDRAFNTFCAESGFAVAHGMSAEASVVKKAAREDRLHKPHGADIFAAPATPFVPAGEAVWSRIEPRAIGSSLVLLALIGGIGFGGYSVLQEVQRVQVAPVDQTPVVLSDLDPLSGAGVQPTEQGPTIETPRADALDRLYRPQALEVPVLVARDAPIATLDPRDIGTFAAPDTADAPPRIDGIDRALAEAIAPAVPQVVEETAPTLTMVAVRPSWVRVRSADGTVIYEATMQAGDTWEAPLTEEPPTLRTGESGAIYFAMNDKFYGPVGDTGAVTSNLPLEIAGLKETYLPVDVSTDEGLTRYAEARAAALTEGSE
- the ispG gene encoding flavodoxin-dependent (E)-4-hydroxy-3-methylbut-2-enyl-diphosphate synthase, with the translated sequence MSLNHIRPWRNIYRRESRQIMVGNVPVGGDAPITVQTMTNTLTTDAPATIAQIQAAAEAGADIVRVSVPDEGSSRALKEIVAESPVPIVADIHFHYKRGIEAAEAGAACLRINPGNIGSEDRVKEVIRAARDHNCSIRIGVNAGSLEKHLLEKYGEPTPDAMVESGLDHIKILQDNDFHEFKISCKASDVFMAAAAYQKLAEATDAPIHLGITEAGGLTSGTIKSAIGLGNLLWMGIGDTIRVSLSADPVEEVKVGYEILKSLGLRHRGVNIISCPSCARQGFDVIKTVEILEDRLAHIKTPMSLSIIGCVVNGPGEALMTDVGFTGGGAGHGMVYLAGKQSHRMDNDQMVDHIVEEVEKKAAELDAATAAEAQAAE
- a CDS encoding isocitrate lyase/phosphoenolpyruvate mutase family protein — translated: MDFRACHVPGDPLIMPNPWDVGSARILQNMGAKALATTNMGAAFARGKRDGSLSLDEMLDAATDIDDATDIPVSADLENCGADDPGAAAQALPAHRLPRHHGQLCRHRGAAGLARYSAACASAAVAASNSAAFFSTSSTM
- a CDS encoding DsbA family protein, translated to MFVRTLAAAALALTLGLPAQALDLSQMTEEERQIFREEVRAYLMDNPQVIMDAVRVLEERQAAAQAQADLNLVSENAADLFDDGYSFVGGNPDGDITLVEFLDYRCSFCKRAHGEVAKLLESDGNIRLIVKEFPILGDQSLLASRFAVATKQIAGDAAYKGVNDALMEMTGDVSMRTLRRMASTFGLDADAIEAHMDSEAVTDEIRRTRALAQRLQITGTPTFVLKDELLRGFLPFDEMQALVDEKRG
- a CDS encoding M48 family metalloprotease; amino-acid sequence: MTFHTLTRVASILIVSLALALPARAVSLLRDADMEYALAQVAAPVLKAAGLSASRTKILVVNDGSLNAFVISNDAIYIHSGLISRMDRAAMLQAVIAHEAAHIANGHITRRITNIGNARTAAGLGQALALLAAAAGAGEGALAIGIGTQSAAQRAFFRHTRAEESAADQSGARYLRSAGIDLTGMLDVFRLFRGQEVLSENRQDPYVRSHPLSRDRLRNIEGFAAAYGTGTGANSATSDYWFARAKGKLTAFTRKPSWTLNRLGESGHRDIALMREAAARHKNSQTQRAIRAIDQAIALRPQDPFLYDLKGQILMETRQFAAAANAHGRAVQLRPNDGLLQAGYGRALLASGNIRAALPALERARRIDFRDGSMLRDLSVAYARTGQRGMASLITAERYALQGRLEDAGIHAKRATGLLPEGSGPWQRAQDVFLASERAEKRKKRR